In Lagopus muta isolate bLagMut1 chromosome 20, bLagMut1 primary, whole genome shotgun sequence, the following proteins share a genomic window:
- the SBDS gene encoding ribosome maturation protein SBDS, which translates to MSIFTPTNQIRLTNVAVVRARRAGKRFEIACYRNKVMGWRSGAEKDIDEVLQTHTVFVNVSKGQVAKKEDLVRAFGTDDQTEICKVILSKGELQVSDKERQTQLEQMFRDIATIVADKCVNPETKRPYTVILIERAMKDIHYSVKPNKSTKQQALEVIRQLKETMQIERAHMRLRFILPVKEGKKLKEKLKPLIKVIENEDFHDQLEIVCLIDPGCFREIDELIRSETKGKGTLEVLSLKDVEEGDEKLE; encoded by the exons ATGTCCATCTTCACCCCCACCAACCAGATCCGCCTCACCAATGTGGCCGTGGTGCGGGCACGGCGCGCCGGAAAGCGCTTCGAGATCGCATGTTACCGTAACAAAGTCATGGGCTGGCGCAGCGGAGC GGAGAAGGATATTGACGAGGTCCTGCAGACCCACACAGTGTTTGTTAATGTTTCTAAAGGCCAGGTGGCAAAGAAGGAAGATCTGGTCCGGGCGTTTGGAACAGATGACCAAACAGAAATCTGTAAAGTG ATTCTGTCAAAAGGGGAGTTGCAGGTATCAGACAAAGAACGACAAACACAGCTGGAGCAGATGTTTAGGGACATTGCAACTATTGTGGCTGACAAATGTGTGAACCCTGAGACAAAGAGGCCATACACTGTAATCCTTATAGAAAGAGCCATGAAGGATATTCACTACTCTGTCAAACCAAACAAGAGCACGAAGCAGCAG GCACTGGAAGTGATCAGACAGTTAAAGGAGACCATGCAAATTGAACGTGCTCACATGAGGTTACGATTTATTCTTCCGgtaaaggaggggaaaaaactgaaagagaagctCAAGCCACTGATTAAAGTTATTGAGAACGAAGACTTTCATGATCAGTTAGAAATT GTGTGCCTTATTGACCCGGGCTGCTTCAGAGAGATTGACGAGCTGATCCGGTCTGAGACCAAAGGGAAGGGAACGCTGGAAGTGCTCAGTCTGAAAGATGTGGAGGAAGGAGATGAAAAGcttgaataa